From the Glutamicibacter halophytocola genome, the window CCGAACAGATCGACTACCTGCGTTTCATGCCTCCCAAAACCGCCGCCAACGCGCGCAGCTGGTGGACTGCGGTGATTCTTGGCGGCCCGGGCTGGGTCATCTTCGGTGCCATCAAGCAGATCACCGGCATGTTCATCGCCGTCTACCTGATCGCCACGCTGGACCCTCAGGCCTCGGCCACCGCCAACGAGCCGGTGCACCAGTTCCTGGGCGTCTACCGCGAAATGATGCCGGCATGGCTGGCCATGAGCCTGGCCGTCGTCCTGGTGGTCATCTCGCAGATCAAGATCAACGTCACCAACGCGTACTCCGGTTCGCTGGCTTGGACCAACTCCTTTACCCGCGTGACCAAGACCTATCCAGGACGCATGGTGTTCGTACTGGTCAACCTGGGCATCGCGCTGATCCTGATGGAAGCGAACATGTTCGACTTCCTCAATACCGTGCTGGGCTTCTACGCGAACTGCGCGATGGCCTGGGTGGTCACGGTGGCCAGCGACATCGCCATCAACAAGTACCTGCTGAAGCTCTCCCCCAAGGTGCCGGAATTCCGCCGCGGCATGCTCTACGCGGTCAACCCGGTGGGCTTCATCTCGATGCTCGCCTCTGCCATCGCCTCGATCGCCGTGTTCTTCGGGCTGCTCGGCGAGCAGATCCAGCCGTTCAGCCCGCTGGTGGCCGTGGGCCTGGCGCTCTTGATGCCACCGCTGCTGGCCATCGCCACCAAGGGCCGCTACTACCTGCGCCGCAGCGATGACGGCATCGACAGCCCGCTGCTGGACGCCGAAGGCAACCCGAGCGACGAGCTGTACACCTGCTGTGTCACCGGCCTGCGCTTCGAGCGCCCGGACATGCTGGCCTCCGCGGTGCCCGGCCCGAATGGAGAACTGCAGTACATTTCTTCGCTGGCCTTGGCCACGGATCGCACCGGCGAGCACCTGCTGCCGGCTGATCCACCGATCCGCTAGTTCCAGTAGCGACCCCGCGCAGGGGCGCTGATAACGGAAGGCAGGCTGCACCGTGCAGCCTGCCTTCCGTTGCCTATCGCCCCGGCAGTCCTGCCAATCAGCATCGGGGCATTGGGCTAGGCTGTGAGCTAGAAATAGATCACGTGAAGCAGTACCTTGCCGGGCTAACGGCAGGTGGGATGAAATGATGAAGCAATGACCAAATCCACCGAAGGCGGGTCCCAGACCTTGGGCCGCGGGCTCGAAGCGCTGACCCTCATTGGCGAATCCACGGCACCGCTGAGCGTTGCCGAACTAGCCGCGCAACTTGGAATTCACCGCTCCATGGCCTACCGCCTGGTCAAGACCTTCGAGCAGTACGGCTTTGTCGAGCGCATGCCTTCCGGTGATTTGGAACTGGGTGCACGCCTGGGCGCCTTGGCACGCAATGTCGCCAAATCCCTGCAGTCGGCAGCTGCCCCGCACCTGGCAGCGGTGTCAGACGAGCTTCGAATGACTGCCCTGCTGGTGGTTTTTGACGGCGAAGCCGCGGTCACGTTGAGCACGGCCGAGCCCCGAATGGCCGATGCCACTGTGGCCCAGCGCCCCGGTACGCGCCATCCCATTGACAACGGGGCACCCGGACGGGTCATCCGCTCGCAAATCAATCCGGTGCAATACCCGGCCAAGGACTTCGAATCCAGCCACGACGAGGTCATCCCGGGACTGCACTCCATCGCGGTCCCCTTGCTGCTGCCACAGGACAAGCCGGCGGCCGTTGCGGTAATCTATCCACCGCTGGAATTGGATGAAAACCATATCGCCCAGGTACTCACCACAGCCTCCGAGCGCATCTCTGCTGCTCTGGGAATCCGGCCGAAGTAAATACCTGAGCGATGGGTTGTACTGGTTATTGCCTACGCGGTGCAGGCTTCATTGGAGCATCCGGCATCACGCGGCTTGTAGGTTTCCGTACCTTCGACTTTTTCCCACACCACGTGACGATGCTGTCCGCAACGCTCGCATGAAGGAGCAAGGTAAGTGGCCCGCTCTTCCATGGTGTATGTCCGAAAATCACCCATCAGAACCTCTCTTAAACCAGCCTCGAATCAAGGACCCGGGGCGTGCTGGACCTGCTTGGTGCCTTCACTCTACGCGCGGATCACAGCACCGGCTAGAGCCGTTTCCAAACAGTTACCCACACCCGGCCAAGCAGCATTCCCGATGACCTGCAACACTGGTGCCGTGAACCAGCACAAGCCGATTCGCTACCCATCGCACTGCCCCGAAAGAAGATGTCATGAGCACCTCTGAACAAAAGCTCCAGCGGCTGAAGGAACGGATTGCGCTACTGCTGAACAAGGCGGAAAATACCAATTTCCCTGCAGAGGCCCAAACCTTCCAAGAACACGCCGAGCGGCTCATGGTTCGCTATGGCATTGGACGTGCTGAACTGGACGCGCAGCCCACCGGTCCTGGCAAGAAGAAGGAGCCAATCATTGAAGAGCACTTCGATATGCGCGGCACCTACCGGCTAGGCCAGCGCGATGGGCTGTCTTCGGTAGGACATGCCTTCAGAACCGTGACCCTGCTGCAAACAAACTACTCGAACTTCTGCCGCCTGTACGTCATCGGCCACGAGTCCGATGTGAGCACCGTCAAGAATCTCTTCTCGTCGCTGGTGATCCAGGCAAGCCTGGCGATGAGCCATTGGTGGAGCGAAGAAGGAAAGTATGTGGCCTGGGATCGGACCGATTCCGAGAAGGTCATTGAGCGCCGCGAGTTCCAGCGCAGTTTTTACCTCCAGGTGGCCGAACGCATCAGCGGGCTCTACCGGGAAGAAAGCCAGCAGGGCGGCAGCGGTACCGAACTGGTATTGGTGAGCCGCAAGGAACAGGTGGACGACTTTGTCAGCAGCAAATATCCCTCCCTGCGGCGCAGCCGAAATCGTGCTGCCACCGGCAGTTTGAACGCCGCCCTAGCTGGACGGGTCGCCGGCAGCAGGGCCGATCTTGGTTTTGGAAAAGACGTCGAGTCCAACGGGACCGCAGGAGAAGTAGCCAGCTAACACGCAAGGTTCTACGGATTTTGAAGGCGCCCGTTCAGTCGATCCACCTCATCCAATACGTCCACAGCAGCCCAAGCACGATAGCGTTTACTCTGTGAAACCAGAGTGAGCACCCCACTCTCCACGAGTTGATCCAGCGCATAGTAGACAGAGTTTTCTTTGACGCCAGCAAAAATCGAGGCCTGGTACGAGTCGATCACTGGATAATCTAGCAACTTTCCAATGATCTTATCGGCCGCACTATTCCGACTAGCGCCAGCAAGCGCTCGCCATTCATCAGGCAAAGCGCGTAGAGCTTCGATGGATTCATTCGAGGATTCAACTGCGTGGACAGCTGACCGGCACAGGTAGAGGACAAATTCGGTCACTTCTCCACGACGGTAATTATTTACGAGTTCAAAGTACCGACTTACGTTAGCTACCATTGCTGAAGCAATAGGGATTACAGGACCCGTTGTCAGATTTCGCCTTCTCAGAATGGCACCTATAAGAGCGCGTCCTATTCGACCGTTGCCGTCTGTAAATGGGTGAATAGATTCAAACTGGGCATGAGCTACCGCTGCTTGGACCATGACGGGAACATCATCACGATTTGCGTACCGAAGCAAATCCTCAAGCAATTCCGGGACCATCTCGTAAGGAGGAGGTATATGGACTGCGCCACGCGGCGAGTAGTCTGAACCGCCTATCCAGTTTTGTACGTCACGAATTTTACCGGCGTATCTGGCGTCGACTGTGTCATCTTTCATGAGGATGCGGTGTGCTTCACGCAGCGAGTCCAGGGAAATGGCTCCGTCGCTAGCACGCTCAATCATCTTTTGAATAGCCATGGTGGCCGCGACTATTGAATGGGCTTCTTTGCTTGCCTTTAGCCCAGCAGTCGCCTTTGCGAAATCATTGCGTTCAGCATTAACGTGTTCGATCTTGGAGGAGGAGACCGCTTCACTCCTTAGAAGGAACCCACTAACAGCGGCCAGCTGATCACCAGATTCATTGTTGAGCGATGCAATCTTGGCAGTCGCTTTCTCTGATTCCAAAATCACTTCCATTGTCGGCGCATAGTCCAACGACGCGATTTTTGGCGGAATAGATACCTTGATTTCGTCGACCATCCGGTCTTCGCGTGGCACTCTACCTGCAGGGGTCCATGCTCGGGTCGCTTCTTCATGAGCTGGCCAATTCATGGTTCTCCTCGAGAAATTTTCGAGTTAGGATTTCTTACTCGAAATTTTACCCCAAAATTCCGAGTTAGATTCTCTAAGTGGAAATTTTCAGTGGAATAGATTCAACGCGCTCGTCCGTGAAAGCTGGAGGTACAACAAAGGGCCGCTCCGAAGAACGACCCTTCATGCCAGCTGACGATTAACCGAGCTTGGCGCGAACCATCTGCGAGACGGCCTTGCCGTCGAATCGGCCGGCAATTTCGGCTCCAACCAGCTTCATCGCCTGCCCCATATCCTTCATGGACAGCTCATGATCCGCTGCTAGTTCGGCCATCACCTTCTCCACGATGCCCCGGGCTTCTGCCTCGTCAAGCATTTTTGGGAGGTAGGTAGAAATGAACGCAGCCTCTGCCAGCTCGCGTTCTGCCAGTTCCGTTCGCCCATCCTTGGCTGCCAGCTGCGCAGTTTCCTCGCGGTTGCCCACTTCCTTGCGCAACAGGTTCTCGACATCCTGGTCGTTGAGTTCGCTAGGGTTTTTGCCCGACTTCTCCTTGGTGCCAATGGCACTGAGGATATTGCGCAGGGTGGTTTTCTCCAGCTCGTTGCCTGCCTTCAGGTGGACGATGCTGTCTTCGCGCAGGCGATCTTTCAAACTCATGGGGTCTCGCTTTCAAAGTACGTGTGGTTGAAACTCTACCCGCTGGCTCCTGCGATCCAGTGGTCGTGTTGGTACGGTAGCTAAATGAAACCACTGCGCCTTGGAGCGATGATCACGGCTCTGATCCTTGCGGTGGTCATCGTGCTGATCTGGAAGCCCTGGGATGCGTTCAACTCCTGCGATGCTCCCAAGGAGTATTGCGCTCTCGCTGCGCAATTGGATCAGAGGGAAGGGATCGACTCGACCAGCGTCGAGCATGAAATCACCTCTGTTGATGCCAAGGACGGAAACTCCTCGCAAGCGTCATGGACGGTGAAACTCAATGAGCATCTGGCGCCTGAGCAGGCCGGCGACACCGCGCACTGGGCTTCATCCCGCATACAGGCCTTTATCGACCAACAATCCAAGGTGTACAGTTCCATTCGTTTTGTTGCCGGAGAACCACAGGATTCGGACGTCCCAAATCTGGCGCTGTACCCGCTGGATGTGTCGGACAGCGAGAACGTCAAAGAGCAAATAATCCAAGCGTTCTCCCTGCGCCAGCTCGGTGCCGACAGCGTGGGCCAGGGATCCGCGGTAGCCAAGGATATCCAAGGGATGAAGGCCCTTGGCCGCTATGCGGCCGAGCATGACGAGCCGCTCTCCCTGCGGCTGGAAGACTCTTCACTGATCTATAGCTCTGATCAGCGATTGGATCCCGCCGAGTTTAATCTGGCCTTGGAAGCAGCGGCACTAGATGACGTTGACAGCGCAGTATTTGATTCCAGCGGTCTGTCGGTGCACACCACCGCTGAGGCAGGCTCGGAAGACACCGGCCGGATCAAAGAATGGCTCGCCAAGCATGCTCCACTGGAACAACCAGTGGCATTCACCTTGAGCAATGCCGGCTACTCAGACGTCATCGAAGGCTGGGTTGGCGGGAAACTGCCCGAAGAGCTCATCGCCCGTCCGGCGCGGCTGCCCGACAATGTGGCTGCTTGGCCCCAAGATCCCGCTGCCCCAGCCTGCACCGAGAACGATTTGGAACTAGCTCTAGGCTCTCCAGATGCCGCATTGGGCTCAAGGTACATGGCCGTCTACGCCAAGAACATCTCAACGGCTCCGTGCGCCGTCGAAGGGTACCCGCAGGTTCAATTCCGCAACTCCCAGGGCCAGGCACAACAAGATGTCAGCCTGGCACCGATGGCCAGCATTCAATCCCAGCGTGTGGTTATCCCCGCCGGCGAAAGCATCCTCTCGGCGCTGAAGTGGAAAGCCATGTCCACCGCGAATGATCCAGATGCGACGACCTCGCTGGACATCGCGGCAGCTGCAGGATTCGAGCCCACCGAGCTTGTCCCCGAAGTTGAGGGCTCTGCCACGAGCCTCGATATTCTCGACGGCGGCGAGATCTCCCAAAGCCCGTGGCTTCAAGCCCTGGAAGGCTGGCCGGTGCCTGGCACGGCCGGCCAGCAGTCGCCTGGAGGGCGTCCTTAAGCGCAGGAACTACAGGGCGCGCGGCGGGAACTTCTTGTACTTGCGGTAGTGGTTGACCGCATTCAAGACCAGGTAGAGCTTGCGGCGCGGGTTCTTTTCCGCCGAGAACTTCAACGGGTTGGAGACCTTGCCGGCCTTGAGCAGCACGGCCGCCTTCCTGCCGGTCCCGCTATCGAGGAATCGGCGCAGCAAGTGGTGCGGCAAGACGGTGAACAGCTGCTCGCGGCGCAGCTGCAGCACCCCAGCGGCGGTTTCCACGACGGCATCGGTATGCGGATCCGAGTTGTCGAAGTCGGCGCCGAGGAACTCGGTGACGTAGAATCGTGCCGGGTTCACGCCAGCGGCAGTGAGGTAGAAATGATTGCGGCCAAGGCGGGGATTGATCTCGAAGAACTTGATCTGCCCGTCACGGTGGTCGTATTTCGCATCGATCATCGCGATGCCGCGCCACCCCAGCTCTTCGAGCATGCGGGCACCGTCGGCGGCCATCTGGTCGTTCTGCCCGGTGACGATGGCTGCCGAGTTGCCCAGCACCAGCGGCGCATGCTCCTCGATGACCACTTCGCCGTAGCCGGCGAAGATGACTTTGCCGTCCTGGGTGGCGAAGTAGGTGCACAATCGCATGGCGTCATCGCCGCCGGGAACGTATTCCTGCAGGATGTAGCCGGAGGTGTAGCCGCTGCCGTCGATCCTGGACAGCAGTGCCTCCAGCTCGGCGCGGTTGTTGATGGTGTGGATTTTCTGCTTGCCCTCGAACTTCGCGGCGATCCAATCCGCCGAGCTTGAAGGCTTGCCGATCACCGGGTAGGTGAAGTCCTTGGCCATGGCTTCCAGCTCGGTGCCCGGGTGGTAGACGGCGGTGCGCGGGTGGGCGATAGCCAGCTGTTCGGCGAGCGCATAGAAGTTTTCCTTCAGCGCCGCCGCTTCGATGATCTCCAATTCGGGATAGGGAATCACGAAGTGGGCTTCGAGCTGCGCGCGGTGCTTGGCGATCAGCATTATGTGGAAGTCCAGGGAACCGAAGAGCATCAGCGGGCGGGCCGAATCGGCGGCCAGCTCGTCGGCCAGATCGGCCAGCGCCGCAACCACTCGCGACTCATCTGCCATGGAGCCGATGGGGCGCAATTCGATGGCCACCGAATGCTCGATCACCCCATTGCCTGCGGCGGGCAGCACCACCGAACGGACCCCGTAGGCCTCGTAGAATTCGCGGGCCAGGGTGTAGGTGCCGATGTCGCCGCCGAGGATGACGGGGACAAATGGCTGGGTTGGATCAATTGCCACAGTGCTGTGTTCCCTACTTCTTGCGCCAGTTCATGTACTTTTCGAAGACCCAGGCCAGCGGCTTGTTCAGCGCCAGGTCCCATTCGCCATTGGTCTGCACAATGTCGCAACCGGTGTTGGTCTTGAACTTGGTCAGGCCCGAGAGATGGTGCTCCTTGTCCAAGGTGGCGCTGACGCCGCCCTGGTCCAGGTAGCGGCAGCCGGCGGCGATGGAGTCTTCCACCATGCGGTTCATGATCGCCTTGGGCGCGAAGATCTTGCGCTGTTCAGAGGACGAGGCCCCGTAGAGGTACCAGGCCAGGTTCGACGAGCGGATCACGATGGAGGCCGCCAGATCCACGCCTTCGTTGCTGGCGATGTACAGGGTGCAGGATCCTGGCACCGCTTCGTTGAGCACGCGGTGCATGGTTTCGAAGTAGCCCAGCGGGCGGCCTGTGAATTCCTGGCGGTCCGCGGTGTGGTTGTACAGGGCATGGAAGCGTGCCATATCCGAGGTGTCGCCCACCTCGATTTCCAAGGTGCTCTTCAGTGCCTTGCGGGTTTCATTGCGGGTGGTGGCCGAGTAGCTGGCCATGACCTGTTCCATGTCCAGCTGGTTGCCGTCCTCATCCTGCAGGGCAACACGGGCCACGAATTCCGGCTGGCCTGCGCCGAAGTCCAGTCCGACGTCTTCCTTGGTGAAACCGAGGTCCAACAGGGCGTCGTTCAGCGCCAGGGCTTGGGCTGAGCTGCTCTTGAGCTCCAGGTCGGCCAGCTGGGTGAAGCCTTCTTTGCCGAGGTTCTTGCGCACGGCGGCCGCGGCCCAGGTGCGCACCTCCCGGCCCGGGCCCATCTTCAGCTGGAAGGAGCCGCGGTTCTTGAGGTAGGCGGCCAGCGGGCGGATGACGTTTTCCGCACGGTGGGCCTGGAAGTCGATCACCGGGCCATCGGGAACGTAGGCCAGGGTCTTCTTGATCACGGGGGCGGCCCGGTGCAGCACCAGTGCAGCGCCGACCAGTTCGTCCTGGTCGAAGAAGCCGAGGGATTCACCACGCCACCCGCCCTTGACCCGGGCCCATTCAGGACGCTGCAGGAAGCTGACGTCGTGGGCGGTTTCGAGGAAGGCTGAGTGTTCGGCGCTGGAAATCGGACGCACGTGCAGGTCGTTGTGGCTCACGGGTGAAATCCTATCGTGCTTCGCGGGCTTAAGCGGGGAGGCTTGATACCCCCAGGGGGTACTTGACTTAATACCCCATAGGGGTATTATCGAAGTATGGAAATCACCCAGAACCCGGATGCCCAGGCACAGCATCACGGTTATCACGCGGACAAGTCCGCACTGGAACGCCGCCTCAAGCGCATCGAAGGCCAGGTCCGCGGGGTCGCCAAGATGGTCGATGAAGACAAATACTGCATCGACATCCTGACCCAGATCTCCGCCATCAACGCGGCATTGCACAAGGTCAGCGTGCAACTGATTGACGATCACATCGGCCATTGTGTTGTCGACGCCGCGAAGACCTCGATTCAAAGCGGCGACCCCAGCATCGTCCAGGACAAGATCGCCGAGGCCACGGCCGCGATTTCCCGGCTGGTGCGCTAGGCGCACCCCTCCCCTGATTTCAGATTCACACAGAATTCATCGAAAGAGAGCAAGATCATGAGCCACAACTGCAACTGCGGATGCTCCTCCGAAAACAACTCCAGCAGCTCCCAGGGGCTGCAGATCACCACTCGTGAGCAGGCCACCGAACTGACCACCCGGACCGAGATCAAGATCTCCGGGATGACCTGCGGCCACTGCGTCGCTTCGGTCACCGAAGAGCTCAAGGAACTGGACGGAGTCAAGAACGTCGATGTCATTCTCGATGCCCAGGGCATCTCCACCGCCACCGTCACCGCGACCGGCAAACTCAGCGAAGCCAGCCTCCGCGACGCGATCGACGAGGCCGGCTACACCGTCGAAGCAATCAACGCCTAGCCCATCAGCCAGGCACCAGGCCGCCATAGGCGGCAGGAAAGTGCAAGGTAGAACAATGACTTCCCATGCGCCAGAACATGCGCTGCCCGAAGCGCGCACCGTCGACCTGGATATCCAGGGCATGACCTGCGCATCGTGCGTAAACCGGGTGGAACGAAAGCTCGGCAAGCTTCCCGGGGTCACCGCCTCGGTCAACCTCCCCCTGGAAACCGCCAAGGTCCAGGTCCCGCACGATATCAGCGATCAAACGCTGATCAGCACCGTCGAAGCCGCCGGATACACGGCCACACTCAAAAAGCCGATGGCCCCCGAACACCACGAGCATGGCCACGACGAGCACTCCGGCCACCAGCATCTGGTCCCCAGCCACCTGTTTCTGCGCCTGGTCATTTCGGCACTCTTCACCATTCCGCTGTTTGTGATCTCGATGATCCCGGCGGCACAGTTCCCGCACTGGGGCTGGGTGGCTTTTGCCCTGGCCACACCGGTGGTCTTCTACGGCGCTTGGCCGTTCCACAAGGCCGCGGCAATCAATGCCCGCCATTTCTCCTCCACCATGGACACCTTGGTGTCCCTTGGCGTGCTGGCCGCCTACCTGTTCTCCGCCATCCAGCTGATCCTCGATCCGCAGATGACGGCGCACACCGGCATGGCCATGAGCGAGCACGCGCTGTACTTCGAGACAGCTGGCGTGGTGGCCACCCTGCTGCTGCTCGGACGCTATCTGGAACACCGCGCCAAGTCGTCGGCTTCCGATGCATTGAAGTCCCTGCTGAATTTGGGCGCCAAGGACGCGGTGGTTCTCCGCGATGGCCAGGAGATCAGGATTCCGGCCGCCCAATTGCAGGTCGGTGAGCACTTTGTGGTGCGGCCAGGGGAAAAGATCGCCACCGACGGCATCGTCGTCGAAGGCACCAGCGCCGTCGACACCTCGCTGCTCACCGGCGAATCGGTCCCCCAGGAAGTCATGGACGGATCCGAGGTCACCGGTGCAACACTGAACACCTCGGGACGGCTGGTCATCAAGGCGACCCGCGTCGGCTCCGAAACAACGCTGGCGCAGATGGGCAAGCTGGTCTCCGAGGCGCAGTCGGGCAAGGCTCCCATTGCCCGATTGGCCGATCGCATTTCGGCAGTCTTCGTGCCCATTGTCTTGGCCATCGCGGTCGCCACCTTTGCGATCTGGTGGCTGGTTAGCTCCGATCCCTATCAGGCCTTCAGCGCTGCGGTTGCCGTGCTGGTTATCGCCTGCCCTTGCGCCTTGGGACTGGCCACGCCGATCGGCCTGCTGGTTGGCACCGGCCGCGGGGCGCAGCTGGGCATCTTGATCCGCGGCCCCCAGGTCCTGGAGGATACCCGCAAGCTGGACACCATCGTCCTGGATAAGACCGGCACCGTCACCACCGGCGTCATGGCGCATGTGGGCACCAGCCCGGTTCCCGGGGTCGATGCCGACGAAATTCTGGCGTTGGCAGCAGCCGTTGAGCACCATTCGGAGCACCCGATTGCCCAGGCCATTGCCCGGGCCGGCGCCGAACGCGGCCCACTGGTAAAGGCAACGGATTTCCGCTCGGAGCCTGGCGGCGGAGTGTCCGGGGTCGTGGCTGGCAAGCAACTTGTTGTCGGCCGGCCCAGCTGGCTGGAAGCACAGGGCACGGTACTGGATTCCACGGCGCACGCGCTGCTGAACGAGGCCGAGGCTGCAGGCTCCACCGCAATATTGGTATCGGTTGACCAGCAGTTCCAGGCCATCATCTCGGTGGCCGACCAGATCAAGGATTCCTCCGCGGCGGCCATCAAGGCATTGCAGCAGCGCGGACTGCGGGTAGTGCTGCTCACCGGTGATAATTCCTCGGTGGCCACCAAGGTGGCGGCAAAGGTGGGCATCGACCCGCAGGACGTTTTTGCCGGGGTCTTCCCCGCCGATAAGGCCAAAGCCATTTCCTCCCTGCAGGAACAGGGCAAGGTCGTGGCCATGGTGGGCGACGGAGTGAATGACGCGCCGGCGCTGGCCCAGGCAGATCTTGGGATCGCCATGGGCTCAGGCACCGATGTCGCCATCGAGGCAGCGGACATTACCCTGATGGGCAACGATCTGCACCAGGTCAGTGCCGCCATTGACCTGTCGGCCAAGACCTTGGCCACGATCAAGATGAACCTGTTCTGGGCTTTCGCCTACAACACCGCTGGCATCCCGATCGCGGCCCTGGGGCTGCTGAACCCGATGATCGCCGGGGCGGCCATGGCGGCCAGCTCGGTGCTCGTGGTCGCGAACTCGCTGCGCCTTCGCCGCTTTGGCAAATAGTCCGCCGCGAGGGGTCTCCCCGGGCCCCTCACAGCGGACGGGGGCCGGCAAGCAATCCACGTG encodes:
- a CDS encoding heavy metal translocating P-type ATPase codes for the protein MTSHAPEHALPEARTVDLDIQGMTCASCVNRVERKLGKLPGVTASVNLPLETAKVQVPHDISDQTLISTVEAAGYTATLKKPMAPEHHEHGHDEHSGHQHLVPSHLFLRLVISALFTIPLFVISMIPAAQFPHWGWVAFALATPVVFYGAWPFHKAAAINARHFSSTMDTLVSLGVLAAYLFSAIQLILDPQMTAHTGMAMSEHALYFETAGVVATLLLLGRYLEHRAKSSASDALKSLLNLGAKDAVVLRDGQEIRIPAAQLQVGEHFVVRPGEKIATDGIVVEGTSAVDTSLLTGESVPQEVMDGSEVTGATLNTSGRLVIKATRVGSETTLAQMGKLVSEAQSGKAPIARLADRISAVFVPIVLAIAVATFAIWWLVSSDPYQAFSAAVAVLVIACPCALGLATPIGLLVGTGRGAQLGILIRGPQVLEDTRKLDTIVLDKTGTVTTGVMAHVGTSPVPGVDADEILALAAAVEHHSEHPIAQAIARAGAERGPLVKATDFRSEPGGGVSGVVAGKQLVVGRPSWLEAQGTVLDSTAHALLNEAEAAGSTAILVSVDQQFQAIISVADQIKDSSAAAIKALQQRGLRVVLLTGDNSSVATKVAAKVGIDPQDVFAGVFPADKAKAISSLQEQGKVVAMVGDGVNDAPALAQADLGIAMGSGTDVAIEAADITLMGNDLHQVSAAIDLSAKTLATIKMNLFWAFAYNTAGIPIAALGLLNPMIAGAAMAASSVLVVANSLRLRRFGK